The following are encoded in a window of Drosophila simulans strain w501 chromosome 3L, Prin_Dsim_3.1, whole genome shotgun sequence genomic DNA:
- the LOC6737467 gene encoding metallophosphoesterase domain-containing protein 1, whose product MEVPVHPLSQDPTAAWREISKTQRVIKVTMKPPTTTVAPNKARVVCMSDTHSLTPYIKFDIPDGDIFIHAGDFTKCGQLEEVEEFNTWIGALPHRHKIVIAGNHELSFDRTFTHPFQKSKSHASSSKHTGMSILDDLPTLGNAKENLESAVQTQNVRDVLTNCRYLEDELLEIWGIQIYGSPWQPEFCRWAFNVPRGTACLDKWNQIPEGIDILVTHTPPVGHGDLCCSGVRAGCVELLSTVQQRVRPKYHVFGHVHEGYGITSDGRIIFVNASTCDINYLPNNAPIVFDVTLPPGFRKD is encoded by the coding sequence ATGGAAGTGCCAGTGCATCCGCTGAGCCAGGACCCCACGGCCGCTTGGAGGGAGATCAGCAAAACGCAGCGCGTGATCAAGGTGACGATGAAGCCACCGACCACCACGGTGGCGCCCAACAAGGCTCGAGTGGTTTGCATGTCCGACACGCACTCCTTGACGCCCTACATCAAGTTCGATATACCAGATGGCGATATATTCATTCATGCCGGCGATTTCACCAAATGCGGCCAactggaggaggtggaggagttCAACACCTGGATTGGAGCACTGCCCCATCGCCACAAGATCGTGATTGCTGGCAATCATGAGCTCAGCTTCGACAGAACCTTTACCCATCCTTTCCAGAAGAGCAAAAGTCATGCTTCGAGCAGCAAACACACGGGCATGTCCATCCTCGATGATCTGCCCACTCTGGGCAATGCCAAGGAGAACTTGGAGAGCGCCGTGCAAACGCAGAATGTCCGTGATGTTCTGACCAACTGTCGGTATTTGGAGGATGAACTACTCGAGATTTGGGGCATTCAAATTTATGGATCGCCATGGCAACCCGAATTTTGCCGCTGGGCCTTTAATGTTCCACGTGGAACTGCCTGTTTGGATAAGTGGAATCAAATACCGGAAGGCATCGATATTCTGGTCACCCATACGCCGCCCGTGGGTCACGGCGATCTCTGCTGTTCCGGCGTACGAGCCGGTTGTGTGGAGCTTCTCAGCACAGTGCAGCAACGAGTGCGCCCAAAATACCACGTCTTTGGACATGTACACGAAGGCTACGGCATCACAAGCGATGGCAGGATCATCTTTGTGAATGCCTCAACGTGTGACATCAACTACCTACCCAACAATGCCCCCATCGTTTTCGATGTGACGCTGCCCCCCGGATTTCGCAAGGATTAG
- the LOC6737468 gene encoding tubulin alpha-4 chain yields MREVVSIQIGQCGIQIGNACWELYLLEHGINLDGSLKTKEELTASGSSASVGHDTSANDARTFFTETGNGKQVPRSIFVDLEPTVIDDVRNGCMRELYHPEQLISGKEDAANNYARGRYSIGKEVIDRVTSRLQKIAEQCDSLQGFLIFHSLGGGTGSGFTSLLVERLSTDYSKKCKLDFAVYPSPKVSTAVVEPYNALLTTHSTMDHSDCVFMVDNEAIYDICNNSLGVDRPAYRNLNRLIAQIVSSTTASLRFSGSMNVDLNEFQTNLVPFPRIHFPLVAYAPLMSAERSAHEQHAITTLTNACFESSNMMVKCDPRAGKFMACCMLYRGDVVPKDVNAAVSAIKSKRHIQFVDWCPTGFKIGINYEKPAFVPDGDLAKTSRACCMLSNTTAISVAFSNLSYKFDLMFKKRAFVHWYVGEGMEEGEFTEARENIAVLERDFEEVGLDNAEEGGDEDFDEF; encoded by the exons atg CGCGAAGTAGTCTCCATCCAGATTGGCCAGTGCGGCATCCAGATCGGTAATGCCTGCTGGGAGCTGTACCTGCTGGAGCACGGCATCAACCTGGACGGCAGCCTGAAGACCAAGGAGGAGCTGACGGCCAGCGGGAGCAGTGCCAGTGTGGGTCACGACACCTCGGCCAACGATGCTAGGACCTTCTTCACGGAGACCGGCAATGGGAAACAAGTGCCACGCTCGATTTTCGTCGATCTGGAACCGACGGTCATCGATGATGTGCGGAATGGCTGCATGAGGGAGCTCTATCATCCGGAGCAACTGATTTCTGGAAAGGAAGATGCGGCCAATAACTATGCCCGAGGTCGTTACTCCATTGGCAAGGAGGTGATCGATAGGGTGACCTCACGGCTGCAGAAGATCGCAGAGCAGTGCGACAGCTTGCAGGGATTCCTCATCTTCCACTCGTTGGGCGGTGGTACTGGTTCGGGATTCACATCCCTGTTGGTGGAGCGCTTGTCCACCGATTACAGCAAGAAGTGCAAGCTGGACTTTGCCGTCTATCCATCGCCCAAGGTCTCCACCGCCGTGGTGGAGCCATACAACGCCCTGCTGACCACCCACTCCACCATGGATCACTCGGACTGTGTGTTCATGGTGGACAACGAGGCCATCTACGATATATGCAACAATAGCTTGGGTGTGGACAGGCCCGCCTATAGGAATCTGAATCGTTTGATCGCCCAAATAGTGAGCTCCACAACGGCTTCTCTGCGTTTCAGTGGCTCCATGAACGTGGATCTGAATGAGTTCCAGACGAATCTGGTGCCCTTCCCCAGAATCCACTTTCCCCTGGTGGCCTATGCCCCACTGATGTCCGCCGAGAGATCGGCCCACGAACAGCATGCGATTACCACTTTGACCAATGCCTGTTTCGAGTCCTCCAACATGATGGTCAAGTGTGATCCCCGTGCGGGCAAATTCATGGCCTGCTGCATGCTGTACAGGGGGGATGTGGTGCCCAAGGATGTGAATGCCGCTGTCTCGGCCATCAAGTCCAAGCGGCACATTCAATTCGTGGACTGGTGTCCCACTGGCTTCAAGATTGGCATCAACTACGAGAAGCCCGCCTTTGTGCCGGATGGAGATTTGGCCAAGACCTCGAGGGCCTGCTGCATGCTGTCCAACACCACCGCCATCTCGGTGGCCTTCTCCAATCTCTCCTACAAGTTCGATCTGATGTTCAAGAAGCGGGCCTTCGTCCATTGGTACGTGGGCGAGGGCATGGAGGAGGGCGAGTTCACGGAGGCGCGCGAGAATATCGCCGTCCTGGAACGCGACTTCGAGGAGGTCGGTCTGGACAATGCCGAGGAGGGCGGCGACGAGGACTTCGATGAGTTCTAA
- the LOC6737470 gene encoding uncharacterized protein LOC6737470 — protein MENEQENELNQWLKEQRIILDLKARRAFSDVLPVAKIVKRSHPRLVDLHNYTPKSSVVLKLQSWETFNQKVLKKLGINLQRSELEQLASAAPGAIESLFHELIAVTKCGSPRPRPRLSESPTSSQNSVLIKKLANKKCVERTLNRSLTQVIERPPSVDTPPQVLTMDVNVVVNGQMKKVSKKVIAYEHYAKAVRESAEKTRYINSIAQKADHLQKTIDAKNERIDVLLHQMAKLSVSILSMPHTLNETDDDTELQSRCDNAAEPCYEYDTY, from the coding sequence ATGGAGAACGAGCAGGAGAATGAACTGAACCAGTGGCTAAAGGAGCAGCGCATTATCCTGGATCTGAAAGCTCGTCGTGCATTCTCCGATGTCTTGCCGGTGGCCAAGATTGTCAAGCGCAGTCATCCTCGTCTGGTGGATCTGCACAACTATACGCCCAAGAGCAGCGTGGTGCTGAAACTCCAGAGCTGGGAGACCTTCAATCAAAAGGTGCTGAAGAAGTTGGGCATCAATTTGCAACGTtcggagctggagcagctggcgtCCGCGGCACCAGGAGCTATAGAATCACTGTTCCACGAACTGATCGCGGTGACCAAGTGCGGTAGCCCCAGACCAAGACCCCGGCTGAGTGAATCGCCAACGAGCTCCCAGAATAGCGTGTTGATCAAAAAGTTGGCTAACAAGAAATGTGTGGAACGCACTCTCAACCGATCCCTCACCCAAGTGATCGAGCGCCCCCCCTCGGTAGATACGCCACCCCAGGTGCTGACCATGGACGTGAATGTCGTGGTCAATGGACAGATGAAGAAGGTATCTAAGAAAGTGATCGCGTACGAACACTATGCCAAAGCTGTTAGGGAGAGTGCCGAGAAGACGCGCTACATCAACTCCATTGCCCAGAAGGCCGACCATCTGCAGAAGACAATTGACGCAAAGAATGAGCGTATTGATGTGCTACTCCACCAAATGGCCAAGCTGTCCGTGAGCATTCTTTCCATGCCGCACACGCTCAACGAGACCGATGATGACACAGAGCTCCAATCCCGTTGTGACAACGCCGCGGAACCCTGCTATGAATACGACACCTATTAG